DNA sequence from the Siniperca chuatsi isolate FFG_IHB_CAS linkage group LG3, ASM2008510v1, whole genome shotgun sequence genome:
ACtttctatttgtttgtttttttaaaacagctttaCTCTCTGTTTGCATGTCTCTTGTCATTGTTGAAGTCTTGGTTGTGTACTAAATGTAAGCAGCATTGAAAAGGCCTGAATTGAGCTTCCAGGGCAAGCTGATGAGGAGGCAGTATGTACTCATTTAAATGGTTAAGTCACTGTTGgtcaaaagacacacacacacacacacacggctcaTGTTACTGTGCCTGAGTCAGCACAAACAATAGACATCCATATAAGCATGGGAGAGAACAGGATTAATGGTTGTAAGCTATTTACCAAAATATGATTATTTCATACACAGCCTGAACTGAGAAAACTATATTATGATATACAGTACCTacaaagtgaataaataaaatgcacatgcACTTCAGAATGTTTTGAGATAGaggttttaaaatatcaaaaatgtctGATAAAATATATGTGGTATTCACTTAAAATTTATTCTGAGAAGCTACAATAAATATGCCTGCAGATTTTACAGTATGCTGCAAATAATCACATCATTTAAAGAAATCTGATCTCTTTAGTGTTATTTCAAAATAGGTTTTGATtttggatttgatttgattaatttggGTAAATAAACCCCAGCCATTAACTCACAAATATCCAAGCCTGCCTGCTTTGTTCACTGTAATAAACGACATAATCagaatcaatttaaaaaaaacattcccatTCAGGCTCAAATCTTGCTGCTTCCTGCTGAGGCGGCCTCCAGCAGAAtgtgttttcctgtctttctaTCCAATGACAAAAGGCTTCCAGTAATGGTTAGTGTTCTGTAAGTACTCCAGAAATCACTTTGGTGTGACTCACTACAAGCCATCGAGCTGTTTTCCTCTGGATTCCTGTGTTTTATGGAGGCGGACAGCGGTGCGTAGATAGAACGTTCCCATCAATAACCTCTAACTGCTTAGTGGCTTGATTCTTGTGTGGTCAATGCTGGACTGGAAAGTAACTGGAGGGGATGAGGCAGTAATCTATACATCAGTAGATTGTGGATACACTCATGGGGAATCAGATTTATGGCAGGTCAGTCTACCTCCATGGTGACCTGAAACATTTATAATCTACAAGGTATCGTAACTTCAATAATTTACTTATAAATTTATAAAAAACTATATTCCATATTTGGTATTTActtcagaatgtttttttaacatgtacaaaaaagagataacatacatttaaaatatgtggcaaaaaatatgttttagagATACCTACAAAATACAGGTATTGTCAACACAAAATAGTATATAGACATATTTGGTTCAGTTGtaacaatacaaatacatttcatcAAGTTACCAACTAGGTTCCATCTTTTCTAAATCAAATCTAAATTAGGTCATGAAATATGGAATGAAGTCCAAAAAGTGTTGAGGAATCAAAATGGCAAAATCATTTACTTTTCTTATGTGGATTCAGAGAACTCTAAACTTGTTAGTCCTGGTatgatgttaaaatgtaatttttttctcattatttttgaAGGGCATGACATCTACTGTGGATACACAATggaaatgtcatttattttacaggatTTGCTGCCCCCAGGTGGTTAAAGttggactccacagatgaactTTTGGAGCAAAGTATAATCTAAAAAGTATATACACTTCTTTGGAGCAAAGAAGTATAATGAAATTTaacatcattcattttgttaaCACTGCCTGAAATCTCTTGGGCTGGGTAACTTGGGTTGCAGTTTGGAATTATTACTTGTACTTTTTCCACATAAATTGGAAATCCTTGccatgattttttatttaagcaTATGGATCATTCTGATGCAGCTTAAATGCTGCTTTCCATGTGTTTCTTTACAttaagtttaaagcttttgtcTTGCTTCTGTCTcctgcttttatattttatgtcaaTGGACCCTGAGATTTAGGAACAAAGACTTGACAGTGATATCCTCAACACGTTTGTAGAACATCCTAAACtcagcaaaaatatcaaattagtGTTCCATTTTTCTATTAAGTAGTATACGCTGTATTTGCACCTCCTGTTACAGCTACTGTAAATCTGAAGGTTTGTACTTTTCAATTCATTTGCTGCCCCCTGCTGACCAGAAGTGggtgatgtacagtataattgCCAGGATTTAATACTCTGTAGCATACTGACCATACATACATGCTCTGATATCTCAGTTGAAGTGAAGTGGCTAGAACGGAAACACAGATGATTATGTTTGATCTATTATTTTCCTTATAGATGTGGACAAAAGATCAACCAATAAAActctgttttaatttatttaagtataaaatttgagtaataaaagtaataaaacaacTTGAACAGCCTTTGACAAAACATAGTTAGGTATCCTTTTCAAAATGTACACCACACTATAGCTAACAATAATTatgtaacaaggaaaacaaaacatgttaaacCATGTTAAATTGttcatattatttaaaatgtgataaaagaaaaaactcaaGTTACATAGGATGACAAAACTAGCAAACCTATCTTAttaataacaaaacacaaacccGAATGAGCTTTTGTCATATTACAGCTATTAATGTCAAACTTATGATATTTGCAGTCCTTCtttctctaaaataaaaaataaaacccaatgCATCTTTTACTAAAACTATGTGTAGCTTCTGTATGAAGTGCATTGTTATCTTACTGATGTCCCTGGAGTGAAATGCTGGTAAACTGTGAGTTAAGCTTTGGTGTATTTTTAGTGGTTTTGGCAGTCTTTCCGACGCTTGGTCAAGCAAGCGTTCCTCCACGCGCCTGcaagaaatacatacataattcaCAACCACAAAATGCTTAGTATTAGAATCCCAGTTCACTATGTATTTTTTGTAGCATTTCAAAAGAATGTTCTGTGTTTGCTTTCCAGCTGAAACAGATTACATAGAGCATACTGGTGAGAAGACTACTAAGATTTTCCAACTCACCATGGATTTCATCTCTCGTCCATCTCCATCACTTGGCTTGTACCAACCCATTTTCTTACTGTTCTCAACAAATTCCTGGGAAAGGGAAAGACAGAGTTATAGAAGttattttacttattacttacttacttacttattttatttaaaagaatatGGTTTTTGTACATTGTTAAGAATAAAAGGGTTATGATAAAGAATCAGAAAGCATTGGGGCTTGAGTCATAAATGTCCAAGAAATCAAAAATTGCAACTAGGAATCCCTTTTTTGGAGTCCACCCTGTTTTTTCTACGAGTTGCCAAATATTCATAcataaatttaaacaaaatgtcctCCAGGGTCACTGTACATGATTCACTGGGAGCCTATGACCTATGTCTTTCCTCTGAGCTCTGGATTAGAAATATGGACAGCTTTCATTGTTAGAAATTGGGCATGTAGCCTGATGCTGTTGAAAATATAGGCACTTGCACAACAGAGTAAAAGAAAATGCCAACCTCAAACAAACTACTgggtcaaaataaatcaataactaaataaaaacagacaactaAAAAAAGAGCCTCttgcaagaacatttttataTCCTAACCCTCTCTGAATTTTTTCTGAGGTTTGGTCATGCGAGTGTTTCAAGTCggattcaccaaactctcttaacAAACTTGTCGTAAATCGCTTGTTTCAGCCCGATGAATGCCACCTGTTCACGAGGAAGTGCGTGTTTGTGAGATTTAATCATTAGTATAGTCGACACACCTAAAATTGCTATAAAGCTACCTGTTTCACTCCATTTGAGGgcaagtttcattcacaaaaatgttaccatAAGAAGAATTCACACCACAGAGGTCCAAGTCTGCTTTAGGAAATTAGCAGACAAATTCGGTAGTGGTATTAGGAGACCCAAAACAATTGGAAAATATTAATAGTACAACTGCCAATGATGTGTTATCAGAGCAGAGCTATACTGTGACAGAGATAAAGAGTGAATGGTTTGACATGAAGTTAAATGCTACAAAATGTCCTTCTAAAGCAAAGCGGTCCATGACTAATATGGTCAAGGGGATGTGACAATCACAGAGATATTAGACGAGATAATATTATTGGCTACAGTACGTGATGTTACACTGGTGGGTGCAAAACAGGGTGATACTgatactttttttcttcttttttttgtacattttagtaTTATATTGAAACTCCAAGGCATTATGATTCTAAAGTCTAAACAAGTGTGTTTTGCCCTGTGAAGAAAGGCAGACTGTCTGTACATGACTCGTATGACAGGTCTGGAGCACTGATTCACAAATTCTCTTAAATCACTCGTACGTACCACTTAAGAATGAATCTGTTTGTatgagtggttcttgcatgaggcccaatgaGCCCGTGAAAGCACAAAATGCTTCTAAAGCTCCAATCACTGGGGCAGAAAAAACACCCTCTGAAGAAATCATTGTTTGTTACAACAGTTGTTAGCCTTTGTATCCCCTTTATACACACTATCCTCTCACCATTAAGGCCTTGTCCATGTAGTACTCGTGTCCAGGGCTGCCATCGTTATACTTTGAGTCCACAGcgaagcagaggaagagaacGTCGACCACATTctcaaagacagaaaggaagcAGTGAGCCACCAGGAAGGCAAACAGACAGACGATGAGGAGAGGCAGGACCCACACGGTGTAGTCCCTTTGGTAGTTCAGAGCCAGGACTCCGGCAAAAGCTGTGCAGGAGACCACAATCACCTGACAGTGTAGATATAAGACTAGTTAGTAGTAGTTAGTATCTCGCATGAAAAAACTCCAAATTTGTTTGAGTGGTACCTTTCCCAAGAAGAGGACAAAGTCGCCCACAGTGTTGATGGCGGCCACTCGGAGCGCATTCTCCACCAGGATAAGGAAAGCGTCACGGGCAGAGGTGCAGAAACTGGTGCTGTTGATGGCTGTAGCAGTGTAAGCATTCTGAAATAACGCAATACAGTCATATACAATGTAAATACTTGGGATCTTGTCTCCACTGTACAGTCAAGTAGATTTTCTTCCTTCACCAACCTGAAATGACTTACTTGATTTAAGTATGCGAGACACTTCTCAAGACaccacaaacagcagacacaagCTTTCAGCATGCAACGAGCGCAGGCGTTTTcctatgaaaaataaagaaattcacaaacttcattaaaatgtttgtattaaaTGTACTGAGAATGGCCACTTACAGGCTCAACATGAGGCCATAATGGAGTTTTTGattttgtagcatttttaaaatacactGCATAATTTCACAGCTCACCTTTCCTTTGAGCTGGCTGTGGATATATGTTAGGATGAGACGAGGGATCTTAACAAGCGTGATGATGAAGGAGCCTTTGGCCAGAGTACCCAGATGGTAGCGGATGGTACGTGCCATGGAGGAGAGGATGGGAGTTGCTGGCATCTGGGACTTATTCCTTAAGATACAGGGAGACACATTTGAAATTATATAGCCTAAAAAGTGATTTATCAAATAAACATGACAGCAAAGACAACATTAAGCCTTCCATGTGATAAAATACAgattattttctgttacttCTTTCCTACCTTGTGAAGTAGTAGGTGACCACGGCTCCAGCAATGGTCATCTGCTGGAAGGCAAGAATGAACTCACTGATCCAGATGAGACCCACAGCGTGATACCACACCAAGTACTGAAGCGGCCCTTGTATTTGATATTCAACCACACCTGTAGAGTTGTTCTTTATTGGTGTCCCTGTGGGGGAATACGAGCGTGAGTTTGGGTCAGATGTTATACAGTTCAGTCAGTGTCATTTTACACGAGTGCATCTACTGTAGCCTTCCTCTACATTTCCTTGATATTTTTGAGCAACCAACCTGGAAACAAGTGCAATAAATTGtctgacttttacttgtaattaatGTACGACTGCATCAAGCAACTTAGCTGACTGACTACCTGGTCACCACTGTTCTTCGTGGAAAACACTCCTCTATCATTTGGTGTTGCTTTGGAGTGAAGTCCCAAATTAACTGGGGACCAGCTGTCTGAGATGCACATCAACATGTgccatattttataaattcacTACTTGTACTCTGTGGCATTTTCTCACAATTACATTGTGCAACATATTCTCTTCGCATGGCTACACAATATTTTTCACCCTTCTGAAGGGAAGAAGGTCAAACAAGTCAAGAATTTCATTTAACTGATATAACTAAAAGAAATGCTGTAGGAAAGCTTCACTATATATTTCAATACAAATGCATTATGATGACATTCACAGTACTCAGTTCACTGAGTTCACTGTGAGCAACTAAATTTCAATTTCACTGCATTTGTAATTGTAAGCATTAATATGATTACCTACATTTCCATACATAccacaatacacacaaaaatagtaaacacaaagcaaaaaaatgttatgtcttGAGCTGgccttttgttttaaatactaCTTTGCTGGAATTAAAAATCAACTGTAGAAAAGAGAAGtgggagatgaagagagaagtTGTTCTTTGACTCCATCCTCCCACATCACGAGACTGGCACAAGATTCCAAATGTGGGAGTTTAGTCATGCCACAAAACCAAGACAAAATATCACAAGTAACAAACTTAATATTCTACTTGTTTGGGAATGGTACCACTAATACTCCTGATGCTAGAAACATCCACAAAAATTAACTACCAATGCTGGAGCTCCCCGCTAGCCTTTGTCCTCACCTGAAGTCCcgagagagagaagcacagcGATCCAGTAGACCCAGAAGAGCATGAGGCAGAGGAAGGTCCAGAAAGGCTGCAGGACCAGCAGGGGAAGGTGGATGAACACTTTACCAGCCACATGGAAGAGGGAGATGGTGAGAGCCACACGCTTCCTCATGAAGAACATCACTATCAGGAGAACTACCTGGAGGGTTACATAAAGACTGAGTGATCTAATGAAATCATTGAAATGAGCTATGGAGGTGgaattacatttaaacacagaGACCTTTCCTGTCATATCAGGAAAACACATACTTTTAACTGCCCTATCTAACCGTGTCTAAATCCCACAGGCTGCGTTTTTTATTTAGTACtaaatttgtgtattttatgtacttTGTGAAACCATGAAAACCTGTATTACTCTCTAGTGACACAGGATACGCACTGTCACcgaatgcatgcacacatacagtacctgtGCACGCAGACATACCGTGAAAACTGTAGCACTAATTGCATAGACAAGCAGGGCCTTAACATTGTCTGAGGCCACTTCTTTCCCAAATACAGATAAGGTGTCTTTATTAAGGGCAGTCCTGTGGTCCACATAGAGCCACCAGAGGACGCCTGTCCCACCTGCAaaagatcagagcagaaaagagtTCAAATATAACCTGAATGCAAAAACATCCTGTACTGTTGTCCTTTATCAGCATAACGTAATTGAGAGTGCcagaataaataatgataataataataatgttgcttttGAAAGTTACCTATAGAGCCGATGATTACCAGAACTGTTATAATCCACACCAGTACTTTGGAGATGTAACGAATGACAACCATCATGATCAGGGACAGTACTAAGaaaaacacagtacatcatTAGTATATCAAACACTGCTTACATGGAAAAAGTTACAGCAAGCTGCAGAAAAGTGCTGATTTGATGGTATCTGTTCATTGTAAGGTTTGATCAAATATTGCTTTAActtaaacataaataaaacacactgaactATGCAAAGTAATTAAGCCATTTCATTTAAACAGCAAGTGAATGAGAAAAGCCCAGACGTCCCATGTAGGGAAACCCTGTCCTGCTATAAATCATGTATCCCTGACAATCAATACAACCAAACcagacagaacaaaaaaaaaggatataAAAAGATGTCTAAAACAgttctgtcttttttgtgttgtcCCAATGGGAGGAGTTAGAGCAGACCTTAAATTAATGCTTGTGGGCTCAACTTCAGTAGATACAATGGCTGTAACCACTCAGACATTTCCtgttattttaaagacaaaaatagcTTCCCTTCTGAAAGTTGCCTTCCGACTGAATTCTCATGAGCGATTACGCTTGTGCAGTGGGAGcagcaggaaataaaaaaaacataccagTAGTTTGgcactgaataaaaaaataaataaaaaatcattattCACCTAAAATATCCACATGCATATTGTAAGCCGGATGCAACCATGTGTTATACCTAAAGCCAGCACACAAAGACCCATGATAATCTCCTTGCTGGCCATCACCCCTGCAATGACCCGGCGCAGCACAGTGTTGTCACTGACGAATGTGATGAATGCCTGGGCGAATTCAGCATAGCAGCCGATATCCACAGGAACACAGCGGTGCAACAGTGGGACAGACTTActacaaacatgaaaaagatgaagaacgtgtgttaatttatttttaatgaatagtCCTTGAAGCAGAGGACTATGGACTATGGCAGACTATCTATATCTATAGTATTTATTTGGTCCTACAGTGCATATTTGTGTAAAATTTTGTTTTGGAATTAaccactgaaataaataaatgactgaatgaatgaatgaatgaatgaatgttcaACTTCCTGTATGCGTGATGTAGGTTTGAACTCACTGGACCTGTGATTATCCCTCTCCCCATCTCTTTACCCCTCTATCCTGTCTCCACTGTTAACTTTTTTcataaagtacatttattttaaaaataataataattttaaaaaaaggaaaatacaggAATGCTAAAAAGATACCAGTTCACCCTATAACACCAGAGACATACACATCTCTGTCACTTGCTGTCCTGGTTTAAACATATTGTACCTACATCAGCTTCACTAAACCCTTGACCAGCCcttttcaaaacaataacaataatggcattaaaaaaaagggggaaactgGCGCCGGTAAGAATGTAGTCTCATCCAGTGATAAGTGACTTTCTTGTTTATGAGTTGATATCTAATTAAAACCTAAAGAATATGCTTGATTACCTTGGTGGAACAGGGAGTTTGGGACATTTAGTGGATCTGTCTGAATGGCTTGTGTATCTTGTAGGAGAAATATCATAggagcagagatgagatcctatCAGCAAGAAAACCAAAAATTAGATTACATGTTcagtttcattaaaatatttaaaaccttAACAAAAACCAAGAACAAGTCTGCAAGCATTTATACTGATATTCAATGTATATCCCATTTATGTCCAACATTTatcataaatacatgtaaatattaGTAAACTGAAACTAAGTTAAACAGAGAGAACAACGTTTTCTCTAAAACATTTTGGCTTGTGCAGTTTTCTCACCATTATTCAGAGCAAACTGCTTTAAATCGCTGTATGTCTTCAGCTCAGTAGAAGGACATTTGGAGACACACAGGGCAATGGACTTGATCTTTCTGTTAATTAAGTCAAGGTTGCAAGGGTCTAGAAAGAAAACATACCTGATAGGGAGAAAAATTGAAATTTCAGATGAATAAACTGTTCAATATAAAGTGCTGCCACACCCTTCCCTCCAAAATAAGAAACACTTGAACTAAATATCAGTGTATTTGGTTATTACTATGCCAGTTGGGACTGTTCTGTCTGAGCAGAAAGTGAAAGATGGTGACATTTGCTACTCTGTTGCACAGATCCTTCTTTGTAGCAGAAACGCCTTTTATTCAAAGCCTCCATGGGCAATCAGCCCATCAATAACGCATGACCCATTGTTTCAGAAAGACTGGGCCTACATGCTGATGGAAAGCTACTGCCCAAAAGGAGGAATATAATCAACGACTTCTGACATAAATTATGACAAGAGGACAAGTTGTGACAATTCTGTGCGGctgataaaaaatataacaataaccAAGACTTTCTTTGTGAGAAATTATAAAAAGCGAGATATGCTCTTAAAATATGCTAATCATTCAGATATGTGAAGAACTTAAGTTTCAGAACACAGTGCGACCATGAGTCAGTGTAGCTCTCTGTTGGTGATATTAATCTACATTAACCTTCAGACTGATGGCATCTTATTCTCTTCGGTTTATGCAAATGAAGTTGCTCTAGCAGACCAAACATCGGACTGTCCTGGACAGAGAAAACACGGAGCATTTTGCTCAATAACATGTTACGACACTTGTCTGACTCGTCTTCTGTTCTTCTACAACTTTTGTGTAAGAGTGAACCATTATGCTGCTATTTGGAATGTGTAAGGTAATTAGTTCATGGTCTTGACAGCTGAACATTACTTACTATTTAAGCCAGAACGGGAGGTAAACTGAAGTGTTTACAAATGCAGTAACCAGTTGATTGTGGCAAATTACATTAGGATTACATGATGCAATCcttgcatgcacacaagcaATGCTGAATGCCTTCTTCTGTGCCACCAACACTCAACCACAGAGGGCAAAAGAGGtctcaaaatgtctgctttaaTGTTCTGAATCTATAACTAAATGTTCTGTCACTGTAAGCGATCTAATCAGGaaaacagagcaaataaaaatacttaaGGGACAGCAGAGATTTAatgcaacaataaaataaaaagatcaatTTGATGTAAATAAACCCTTATGTCACATGTTAAGTCATTTGTTACAAATCAGACTAACTTGTTTTCTTTCATGTCACGGCCACTGAGGGGTACTCCCTCGATCTTGGTGTTATTCTGACCACAGGTGTTGCCATAACTGTCATATCCTGAGATAAGCCTGGAGGCAGCTCCTGTGGCGATGGAAAAGCCACAAATACAGGCCTGCAGATGACACAGATTAGAGTAGATCATGTTAACTATCTGCAGGATAACATGAAATACAAAGATTTAATACGTTAATAATCAGATAGCAGCATGAACTCATCTTTAGTAGCTTATTTTCTATAAAATCTAGagtgaaaacattattttaatttttataaattGAGATGTTTGTAAACTGCACTTTGGTTCCAGTTCTATGGAAAACCTACAGtaactaaaactaatgcagtctaatccagcagtcctgcaataaaaCCTACCTTCATTAAGGTGATAATGTCCATGTTTCAAATACTTGTCCACCCCCATTCATATCAGTGAGGGTGGACTGAATACTATAAACACCTCTAgtataacacaatgtaattCTAAAGCAatacaaactgcagcctccaaaattacTTGAAAGTTCAACCAGCACTTCTCTGAATCAGTTGCAACCAAACCtgaatttattgcagggctgctATGCAAAGGTTAGCAGCTGTTTGCATTCAAGGGCCATTTACAGGGACCTTATAAAATGGCAACTCAGTGTGTACGCATATTCAGCTAAAGACTTACCATCCCAATACAAAACAATGTGAATATGACGAGCCATGGGATGTCCGTGCAGCTGCGCTCCTCCAGCGGTTTCCAGTCACGTTTGCTCTGCCAAGGCATAAATAatagatgataaaaaaaatgacacagatATCCTTAATCCTGTTTTGTTGGGACTCCTGCGGTGCAGTAGCTACCCTCCTGCTCCAAAAGCAGCAAACAAATCAGTGTTGTTGCTGTAAAAcaaactgctgctactgctgtgTGTGACGTTGTCGTTCCACACGTTGTCTCAAACTCCTCTGCGAATTAGTGTAACAGTTTTCAAGTTTTAAAGCAGCCATAACTCCCATCGTGTTTTAGCGGACTTACCTCTGTACTATTAAAACATCCCATTGTGAACGAGGACACGACAATTTCAGCTAACTTCAACgaaaacaaaactttaagtGCCTTTGCTTTTCTTCGGGTTAAACTTTGTCAGCCTTTTCAGCTCAtttccctttctcttctcttctcttctcttctcgtTCTACCTACAACCCATATAACGACACAAATAAGCAGCTTATTGTATGTCCTGTTCAATTCAGTAACACACACCTATTTGTGAAACTCCCTATGTCCCTGGTTCAGAGCTGCAGGTAAACGCGGAAGAACAAGTCCAATTTCTTATGCTGCCTTCACGAGCTATCAGAATCCGAAGTATCGCGCAAATAAATCCTGCAATAGCCCAGATGCAACATAGCTGTTGTCATCAAAGCtttaatttgcatttatatttttgttagaTTTTTTGCCACTTGAGTATCTCTGTGATGCCACAGAAGAAACAGAGACTTTGTTGAAAGAACATCTCAATAATCATAGACGTCCTTGGTTGCCTCATAAATAACTTTGTATTCATGGGAGTATGTTGATGTGTAATGTACTGACCTTTTAAATAAGTAAATCGGTATACTGTGATAATCGAAGCCTATTATGATGCTGTATTATGCAATATGAAGGCTTACAGCAACtcctttaattaatttgatGATTATAGTGCAGTATCTGTAATAGGCTACATATACATTGTAGAGAGCGTTAAGGCTTACACAAAATTCCTGTGCATGTAAAGAACAACATGTAAATCAATCGAAACACAGCATacccaaaatgtgttttgttattattattattgttgttgattCCCTTCTAACGTGAAGTCCATGCAGGATTTAGAAAGTTACAAGGTGCCATGAAAGCATTATAATGGTCGGTAGACTTCAGGCTTGTAGATAAAACACACGTGTAGAATTTGGCGCCGTTTACTGGAGTAATGAAGTAACTGTTAACTGTGAAGAATTGGGGTTGAACATAACCAATGGTGTGGCCAGGCTTGTCTCTGAAAATAATACTATAAAGACGACTAAAACTTAGTTGACTAGAATTAACTTTATCTAGGGGAATTGTACGGAGTCATGGcgaggtttttttaggactacttttgcattccctcgcaatacttttcttcttccattccttcagagctCCACGTCTATTTGTAATGGCAGGTATgaggagattctcaagttattGCATtcagcattgtttatggacacttcaccttatatgatgtcaaTTGCAAAGAAGTTTCAAacagaacattatcaaacttctgggtaggagctgtatgtataaggaacatcagttattgctccacacttataacaacaggccttctaccaaaacctgtttcagcattgaaggttactttaatttgttttgtgcaaagaacagaggaccctgtgcaaaaacgcaaaaagctttccatcttgcgttggtctgcattcctaatgtatctctgcaagtggttcagcgctgtctgctctttctgtgactgAACCACAGACTCtatgcagcatttcagtcgccttcctgtttgttgctttttttgactcgTGCAAATACAGCagattagctttatgaggtagattcaactgcacatctgtaattccgcctctggacgtctccttttcctcgGTGAACCCCCTCTGGGGTTCAGTATGTACagatacagtaactgttcacgaatgaaaccgacagcatcctgcagattaccgtactgctttcttctggagagacttCTTAATAtaagaattattttcattttactttcactaattacataacaaagcatgcctattgagcagtagtagcCTACTGTCTTTATCAGCATACTTAacgcccagttcaaagtaaagttcaatGAACTGATAAACTGTTGCgttgcgctgggagcagctgagcggaaatagacatggctctgaaggaatggaagaagaaacgTATTGCGAGGTATTGCGGCAGAATCCAAAACATATTGAGGGAATGtgaaagtagtcctcaaaaaaattctcgccgtgacctttagggggctccgtagtACGGCCAGTTTGCTAACTGTGCCACCTTGCGACTGCCATTTCATCCACAAAGGTTAGTAATGGTGTGCTTCAGGTTATGAGATTTTTTGTAACAGTTGGTTACTGTTAGCT
Encoded proteins:
- the LOC122873819 gene encoding choline transporter-like protein 1 isoform X2, translating into MACICGFSIATGAASRLISGYDSYGNTCGQNNTKIEGVPLSGRDMKENKYVFFLDPCNLDLINRKIKSIALCVSKCPSTELKTYSDLKQFALNNGSHLCSYDISPTRYTSHSDRSTKCPKLPVPPSKSVPLLHRCVPVDIGCYAEFAQAFITFVSDNTVLRRVIAGVMASKEIIMGLCVLALVLSLIMMVVIRYISKVLVWIITVLVIIGSIGGTGVLWWLYVDHRTALNKDTLSVFGKEVASDNVKALLVYAISATVFTVVLLIVMFFMRKRVALTISLFHVAGKVFIHLPLLVLQPFWTFLCLMLFWVYWIAVLLSLGTSGTPIKNNSTGVVEYQIQGPLQYLVWYHAVGLIWISEFILAFQQMTIAGAVVTYYFTRNKSQMPATPILSSMARTIRYHLGTLAKGSFIITLVKIPRLILTYIHSQLKGKENACARCMLKACVCCLWCLEKCLAYLNQNAYTATAINSTSFCTSARDAFLILVENALRVAAINTVGDFVLFLGKVIVVSCTAFAGVLALNYQRDYTVWVLPLLIVCLFAFLVAHCFLSVFENVVDVLFLCFAVDSKYNDGSPGHEYYMDKALMEFVENSKKMGWYKPSDGDGREMKSMARGGTLA
- the LOC122873819 gene encoding choline transporter-like protein 1 isoform X1, whose amino-acid sequence is MGCFNSTESKRDWKPLEERSCTDIPWLVIFTLFCIGMACICGFSIATGAASRLISGYDSYGNTCGQNNTKIEGVPLSGRDMKENKYVFFLDPCNLDLINRKIKSIALCVSKCPSTELKTYSDLKQFALNNGSHLCSYDISPTRYTSHSDRSTKCPKLPVPPSKSVPLLHRCVPVDIGCYAEFAQAFITFVSDNTVLRRVIAGVMASKEIIMGLCVLALVLSLIMMVVIRYISKVLVWIITVLVIIGSIGGTGVLWWLYVDHRTALNKDTLSVFGKEVASDNVKALLVYAISATVFTVVLLIVMFFMRKRVALTISLFHVAGKVFIHLPLLVLQPFWTFLCLMLFWVYWIAVLLSLGTSGTPIKNNSTGVVEYQIQGPLQYLVWYHAVGLIWISEFILAFQQMTIAGAVVTYYFTRNKSQMPATPILSSMARTIRYHLGTLAKGSFIITLVKIPRLILTYIHSQLKGKENACARCMLKACVCCLWCLEKCLAYLNQNAYTATAINSTSFCTSARDAFLILVENALRVAAINTVGDFVLFLGKVIVVSCTAFAGVLALNYQRDYTVWVLPLLIVCLFAFLVAHCFLSVFENVVDVLFLCFAVDSKYNDGSPGHEYYMDKALMEFVENSKKMGWYKPSDGDGREMKSMARGGTLA